A genomic segment from Malus domestica chromosome 05, GDT2T_hap1 encodes:
- the LOC103405239 gene encoding probable LRR receptor-like serine/threonine-protein kinase At1g07650 isoform X2: protein MECEVKWQQVKIFRSCYSAMLLYSQCLSALSLSNPRNRWALLQMMKVKGTLADDEVEALREIAVQLNKKDWNFSDPCSNIPTVSIPHTDQYNNTLVCNCSFSGNVCHIQSIFLTGQDLDGVLPPALSKLPYLKQVNLGQNYLSGSIPREWNSTKLEFLVLSVNNLSGPIPGYLGSITTLQALALESN from the exons ATGGAGTGTGAAGTAAAATGGCAGCAAGTCAAAATCTTTCGAAGTTGTTATTCTGCTATGCTGCTCTACTCACAGTGCTTATCTGCATTAAGCCTATCAAATCCCAGGAACAGGTGGGCACTCTTGCAGATGATGAAGGTGAAGGGCACTCTTGCAGATGATGAAG TGGAAGCACTTCGTGAAATAGCTGTGCAATTGAATAAAAAGGATTGGAATTTCAGTGATCCTTGTAGCAATATTCCGACTGTTTCAATCCCGCATACAGATCAGTACAACAACACTCTCGTCTGCAACTGCTCTTTCTCTGGCAATGTATGCCACATTCAAAGCAT TTTTCTTACCGGACAGGACCTTGATGGTGTGCTTCCACCAGCACTGTCGAAGCTACCTTACCTTAAGCAAGT TAATTTGGGCCAGAATTACCTTAGCGGTTCAATACCACGCGAATGGAATTCTACTAAGTTGGAATTTCT GGTTCTCAGTGTGAACAACTTATCAGGACCTATTCCTGGTTATTTGGGAAGCATAACTACTCTCCAAGCACT GGCCTTGGAGAGCAACTAA
- the LOC103405239 gene encoding probable leucine-rich repeat receptor-like serine/threonine-protein kinase At3g14840 isoform X1, whose translation MAASQNLSKLLFCYAALLTVLICIKPIKSQEQVGTLADDEVEALREIAVQLNKKDWNFSDPCSNIPTVSIPHTDQYNNTLVCNCSFSGNVCHIQSIFLTGQDLDGVLPPALSKLPYLKQVNLGQNYLSGSIPREWNSTKLEFLVLSVNNLSGPIPGYLGSITTLQALALESN comes from the exons ATGGCAGCAAGTCAAAATCTTTCGAAGTTGTTATTCTGCTATGCTGCTCTACTCACAGTGCTTATCTGCATTAAGCCTATCAAATCCCAGGAACAGGTGGGCACTCTTGCAGATGATGAAG TGGAAGCACTTCGTGAAATAGCTGTGCAATTGAATAAAAAGGATTGGAATTTCAGTGATCCTTGTAGCAATATTCCGACTGTTTCAATCCCGCATACAGATCAGTACAACAACACTCTCGTCTGCAACTGCTCTTTCTCTGGCAATGTATGCCACATTCAAAGCAT TTTTCTTACCGGACAGGACCTTGATGGTGTGCTTCCACCAGCACTGTCGAAGCTACCTTACCTTAAGCAAGT TAATTTGGGCCAGAATTACCTTAGCGGTTCAATACCACGCGAATGGAATTCTACTAAGTTGGAATTTCT GGTTCTCAGTGTGAACAACTTATCAGGACCTATTCCTGGTTATTTGGGAAGCATAACTACTCTCCAAGCACT GGCCTTGGAGAGCAACTAA